The proteins below come from a single Methanocella sp. genomic window:
- a CDS encoding YIP1 family protein, with the protein MQFVERIKGMFTKPEETIKDILKEPRTEEPLMIIGVYAIIVLISGYISSTRMGIGAAVLNLVISFALVLIGWPIATGVVHVLALFLGGQGKYNPDMLNAIGYTYLVKYIPALIGIVLLLFLPTMNLGMPQITPTMSMDQIKEAMQPYIAMMEQIYFSPIFILSLVISYLGLIWSCYLGSLAVKIGDKTSAVASYIAVFAPMVVYIIFNLLAVYGSYLLVKMLYG; encoded by the coding sequence ATGCAGTTCGTAGAAAGGATCAAGGGCATGTTTACCAAGCCCGAGGAGACTATAAAGGACATTCTGAAAGAGCCGAGGACCGAGGAGCCGCTGATGATCATCGGCGTCTACGCGATAATCGTACTTATTTCCGGCTATATCTCGTCGACACGCATGGGCATAGGCGCCGCCGTCTTAAACCTTGTCATATCGTTCGCTCTCGTTCTCATCGGCTGGCCGATCGCCACTGGAGTCGTCCATGTCCTGGCGCTGTTCCTGGGCGGCCAGGGCAAGTACAACCCCGATATGCTTAACGCCATCGGCTATACGTACCTGGTGAAGTACATACCGGCGCTCATAGGCATCGTGCTATTGTTATTTTTGCCCACGATGAACCTGGGCATGCCGCAGATCACGCCCACCATGTCCATGGACCAGATCAAGGAGGCCATGCAGCCGTACATCGCCATGATGGAGCAGATATACTTTAGCCCCATCTTTATATTGAGCCTGGTGATCAGCTATCTGGGGCTGATCTGGTCGTGCTATCTTGGCTCCCTGGCAGTGAAGATAGGCGATAAGACGTCGGCCGTGGCATCGTATATAGCGGTGTTCGCGCCGATGGTCGTCTACATCATATTCAACCTGCTGGCCGTATACGGCTCGTATCTGCTCGTTAAGATGCTTTACGGCTGA